A part of Arachis hypogaea cultivar Tifrunner chromosome 12, arahy.Tifrunner.gnm2.J5K5, whole genome shotgun sequence genomic DNA contains:
- the LOC112727954 gene encoding sulfoquinovosyl transferase SQD2 — protein MNTTSTSLSINSSLSPPFLSPDTNTTYSSSFSFPSSSSSYYPRFASAGFSLLQSFGPKPITPICKRSNFCTFQGSNTLRRRKSSYLGATNEKMTIAGDSLLQVVEEEEDSPPESALLDPENNSRPRRIALFVEPSPFAYVSGYKNRFQNFIKYLREMGDEVMVVTTHEGVPKEFYGAKLIGSRSFPCPWYQKVPLSLALSPRIISAVAEFKPDIIHASSPGIMVFGALAIAKLLSVPIVMSYHTHVPVYIPRYTFSWLVQPMWWVIKFLHRAADLTLVPSAAIARDLEVARVTAANKIRLWNKGVDSESFHPKFKSHEMRIRLSNGEPEKPLIVHVGRLGVEKSLDFLKSVMDRLPEARIAFIGDGPYREELEKMFQGMPAVFTGMLGGEELSQAYASGDVFVMPSESETLGLVVLEAMSSGIPVVGARAGGVPDIIPEDQDGKIGYLYTPGDLEDCLSKLKPLLYDHELRKTMGQAARLEMEKYDWRAATKKIRNENYNAAIWFWRKKRAQLLRPFQWLAKRIFPSPEVNV, from the exons ATGAACACTACTTCCACTTCTCTCTCTATaaattcctctctctctcctccttttCTCTCACCTGACACAAACAccacttattcttcttctttctcttttccctcttcctcttcttcatacTACCCTCGTTTTGCTTCTGCCGGATTCTCTCTCCTCCAATCATTTGGACCAAAACCCATCACACCCATTTGCAAAAGATCAAATTTTTGCACCTTTCAAGGCTCAAACACTCTGAGAAGAAGGAAAAGTTCGTACCTTGGAGCTACCAACGAAAAAATGACCATAGCTGGGGATAGTTTGCTTCAGGttgttgaggaagaagaagattctcCTCCTGAGTCTGCTTTGCTTGATCCTGAGAACAATTCTAGGCCAAGAAGAATCGCACTTTTCGTTGAGCCTTCTCCATTTGC GTATGTTTCAGGATACAAAAACCGGTTTCAGAATTTTATAAAATACCTTCGCGAAATGGGAGATGAG GTAATGGTTGTGACAACACATGAAGGTGTACCCAAGGAATTTTATGGAGCAAAATTAATCGGATCGCGAAG CTTCCCTTGTCCTTGGTATCAGAAGGTACCCCTCTCTTTGGCACTTAGTCCAAGAATAATATCAGCCGTTGCCGAGTTTAAGCCTGACATAATACACGCATCATCACCAGGAATAATG GTGTTCGGTGCTCTTGCAATTGCAAAGCTTCTTAGTGTTCCCATTGTCATGTCTTATCACACCCATGTACCAGT ATACATTCCAAGATACACCTTTAGCTGGCTGGTGCAACCCATGTGGTGGGTCATAA AGTTTCTGCACAGAGCTGCAGACCTGACTTTGGTGCCATCGGCTGCCATTGCAAGGGATCTTGAAGTAGCTAGAGTAACAGCAG CTAACAAGATTCGCCTTTGGAACAAGGGTGTCGATTCTGAAAGTTTCCATCCCAAATTCAAGTCCCATGAAATGCGAATAAGACTGAG CAATGGCGAGCCTGAGAAGCCCTTGATAGTTCACGTAGGACGGCTTGGAGTCGAGAAAAGTCTAGATTTCCTCAAAAG TGTCATGGATAGGCTTCCTGAAGCAAGAATTGCTTTTATAGGAGATGGACCATACAG AGAGGAGCTGGAGAAAATGTTTCAAGGCATGCCTGCAGTATTCACAGGAATGTTAGGAGGGGAAGAACTGTCTCAAGCTTATGCCAGTGGAGACGTCTTTGTGATGCCTTCGGAATCCGAGACACTCGGCCTGGTTGTCTTGGAGGCCATGTCTTCAGGGATCCCGGTTGTGGGAGCACGTGCCGGTGGTGTCCCAGACATAATCCCTGAAGACCAAGATGGCAAGATTGGCTATCTCTACACTCCAGGCGATCTAGAAGACTGTTTGAGCAAACTAAAACCTCTCTTGTACGACCACGAGTTGAGGAAAACCATGGGACAAGCTGCCCGTCTGGAGATGGAGAAGTACGACTGGAGAGCAGCCACAAAGAAGATCCGCAACGAAAACTACAACGCGGCCATTTGGTTCTGGCGCAAGAAAAGGGCTCAACTTTTAAGACCCTTCCAATGGCTCGCGAAACGGATTTTCCCATCTCCAGAGGTCAATGTATAG
- the LOC112727955 gene encoding uncharacterized protein isoform X1, translating into MKPLIRITGPLRCCLSLLQSRRRRRRRLDDPSPFPIVMILPFSSSKGGRSGSCSGRQHKSPPFAISWNHLHVSLPNSLTMILEDLIQTFSEVPKNINFVQRNNRLCWKLKHLLKLFHKRNG; encoded by the exons ATGAAGCCGCTGATCAGGATCACTGGTCCGTTGCGTTGCTGTCTCTCGCTTTTACAaagccgccgccgccgccgccgtagGCTCGACGATCCATCCCCTTTTCCAATTGTCATGATCCTTCCTTTTTCTTCATCAAAG GGAGGGAGGAGCGGCAGTTGCAGTG GCAGACAACACAAGTCTCCTCCATTTGCAATTAGTTGGAATCATCTTCATGTGTCTCTACCTAACAGCTTAACAATGATTTTGGAAG atcTGATCCAAACTTTTAGTGAGGTACCAAAGAATATCAATTTTGTACAACGTAACAATCGCTTGTGTTGGAAATT GAAACATCTCTTAAAGCTGTTTCACAAAAGGAATGGATAg
- the LOC112727955 gene encoding uncharacterized protein isoform X3: protein MKPLIRITGPLRCCLSLLQSRRRRRRRLDDPSPFPIVMILPFSSSKSEERNLNFYKKKREKTIKLPLLWIDLQSRRYREGGAAVAVADNTSLLHLQLVGIIFMCLYLTA, encoded by the exons ATGAAGCCGCTGATCAGGATCACTGGTCCGTTGCGTTGCTGTCTCTCGCTTTTACAaagccgccgccgccgccgccgtagGCTCGACGATCCATCCCCTTTTCCAATTGTCATGATCCTTCCTTTTTCTTCATCAAAG TCAGAAGAAAGAAACTTGAATTTTTACAAGAAAAAGAGGGAGAAAACAATCAAGTTACCCTTGTTGTGGATTGATCTACAATCAA GGAGATACAGGGAGGGAGGAGCGGCAGTTGCAGTG GCAGACAACACAAGTCTCCTCCATTTGCAATTAGTTGGAATCATCTTCATGTGTCTCTACCTAACAGCTTAA
- the LOC112727955 gene encoding uncharacterized protein isoform X2 encodes MKPLIRITGPLRCCLSLLQSRRRRRRRLDDPSPFPIVMILPFSSSKNVVVGLVEIIIRERKRKRKGPLNMASTGSILGFVEKAITGRYREGGAAVAVADNTSLLHLQLVGIIFMCLYLTA; translated from the exons ATGAAGCCGCTGATCAGGATCACTGGTCCGTTGCGTTGCTGTCTCTCGCTTTTACAaagccgccgccgccgccgccgtagGCTCGACGATCCATCCCCTTTTCCAATTGTCATGATCCTTCCTTTTTCTTCATCAAAG AATGTTGTTGTTGGGTTGGTAGAGATTataattagagagagaaaaaggaaaaggaagggTCCTTTAAATATGGCCTCAACTGGAAGCATTTTGGGTTTCGTAGAGAAGGCAATCACTG GGAGATACAGGGAGGGAGGAGCGGCAGTTGCAGTG GCAGACAACACAAGTCTCCTCCATTTGCAATTAGTTGGAATCATCTTCATGTGTCTCTACCTAACAGCTTAA